From a region of the Pseudanabaena sp. ABRG5-3 genome:
- a CDS encoding calcium-binding protein: protein MLTSLFADLSPTLAMPIVASLTDAIASVYGFLTEFAKREDFFDKSKFVFGETLDRNVLSALREQWVSGDFSKLPDLKLLSASDLQGANAAFAGSTGEIYLSESFLSQYVGNPQVLAAVLLEEVGHSVDWQVNAVDTVGDEGELFSAVLRGVDLSAGQVQQMKQENDSVVFNFGGSLIQGEKSDVVYSSNNPLTATDITKLYVFGSIDPSSPDYTSHIQGNNSTAETIKYALPATIKYDMSDYMDKGAGRYAYPSLFGAVSEFFQYDFFLPVGTYNYTTKGTKITSGSGLDFLLDEEDFKVSISQYGTDIVSSDHADRSYIFGSTGFAITSITFKVDGILGIETNRWIEKMTIKPLSDGFDFNSDNAVADVFNSTLKSLVDPYNLSRGEVEILFDGDNGKTYNNYNGFSFTADTFKQWNVSINGKITDRLKDLDGIAKLSLFGGISYLNNIVSDKFLSYERDGLNASHERDGTLNVIYGVDGGDNLDRFDFAVQKIDPNVTIDLVGISPSALLDKSLPSDARYLIVGGNGDDTINGYLFDDELQGGNGVDHLYGGEGNDTLYGGLDRGNAEGDYLYGQAGSDRLFGEAGNDYLDGGTEDNSKDYLYGGEGDDILYGWGGDDDLRGEDGSDILWGGTGEDFLYGGYDIDGTSTSFRDPDDWADRNQLYGQNDSDRLFGEEGNNYLDGGNEDNAKDYLYGGKGNDVLHGWGGDDYIDGEAGIDTVQYIESPNGVVVNIDESRNYSDEKATRQIFSVDARNPIGYYADLSPSFSIDAGKAKDGFGFIDTVKNVENIDASSHDDVLIGNAADNVIKGFGGDDFLIGNAGNDTLDGGQGINTVSYRLDPSGATVNLLTGKAVDGWGNTDTLIGISNVIGSDSKEVGDNITGNQGTNQITGGFGNDRIDGQGGDDWLYGEFGNDTIIGGLGVDHIFGNQGVDTIWGDSEGVGGEGYRDQIFAGSDDIIKGGDGDDIIRAGGGNDYVRGDSGYGNDQIWGDSGDDTIEGGAGEDRISGGTGDDDIFGQGENDTIFGDSGIDEISGGLGDDGISGGSDNDIIFGDEGDDSITGDSGADTIYGNIGNDKISGGTENDLISGGDNNDIITGDAGDDKIFGDNGADNIQGNTGNDTISGGDDNDLISGGDDNDTITGDSGDDNISGDAGDDNIQGNTGNDTIFGNTGNDLISGGDDNDTIQGNEGDDQIFGDNGDDQIQGNTGADTIFGGAGNDNIQGNEDNDTITGDAGNDYIIGDAGDDNIQGSSGDDTIFGNIGNDIIRGGDDNDTIQGNEGADQIFGDNGNDFIQGNEGDDIISGGNDNDRIEGNQGNDQIFGDAGDDTIAGNDGSDRILGGSGNDTITGDAGNDLINGNDGADLINGNDGDDTIFGDAGNDNIYGDAGNDNISGGNDNDNIFGGNGNDNIQGDAGDDTILGGDGNDTIQGNDGNDTIFGENGQDLITGNGGDDVISGGNDNDIIFGDDGNDTIAGDNGDDNVFGGNGNDTIQGNEGNDKLYGDAGNDLMEGNNGDDFLAGGDGNDTMKGGDGEDFLNGQTGNDLIYGDAGNDILYGEAGDDKIYGGDGDDYMIGGEGGDILDGGAGNDTISYYTSATGVRILLQSGQSFGGDAEGDRIYGTENVEGSNFDDQISGDNGDNKLIGLAGDDRLEGKVGKDSLYGGKGNDFLDGGEDNDILLGGEGNDNLDGSSGDDIIGGGAGDDIVFGGRSGDDILSGGDGNDTIDGSAGNDLIFGGNGNDSIDAGSHNDLVDGGAGDDIIYAGTGDDVILGGAGNDIIYGDTGNDILVGGLGNDILYGSKGNGQGYNTFVLSLNSGTDTIFSFQSTQDVIGLFGGLSANQITWTKSAQDTILSAQGQTLAILKGVQFGAKQTPIFSLINSLPAALDPVPALKEPTLPPAIGGSDIFPGTGYQTPTPTLPTLGITLTDTSGVNGSGDSILDGTSGNDFLFGFAGNDRLNGNDGDDLLVGGLGQDMLVGGNGADTFRFDSFSDSLASAADQISGFNQAEGDRFQFLFNPASVFNAGDINGVSLAVAASNAYQNKDRTGGSLNANEAVFFNWNNTTYLGVNDNNASFDANNDAIVQVSQMAFAANDTQLGVLNAAKYFV, encoded by the coding sequence ATGTTGACTTCACTTTTTGCTGATCTGTCCCCTACTTTGGCTATGCCTATTGTCGCTTCATTGACAGATGCGATCGCATCTGTGTATGGCTTTTTGACAGAGTTTGCGAAGCGGGAGGACTTTTTTGATAAGAGTAAGTTCGTGTTTGGTGAAACATTGGATCGCAATGTGTTGAGTGCTTTGCGGGAGCAGTGGGTGAGTGGTGATTTCTCGAAGTTGCCTGATTTGAAGTTGTTGTCTGCTTCGGATTTACAAGGGGCTAATGCTGCCTTTGCTGGTTCGACAGGGGAGATCTATCTATCTGAGAGTTTCTTGTCTCAATATGTGGGTAATCCACAGGTGTTGGCAGCGGTGTTGTTGGAGGAGGTTGGGCATTCGGTGGATTGGCAGGTGAATGCTGTGGATACGGTTGGGGATGAGGGGGAGTTGTTTTCGGCGGTGTTGCGTGGGGTGGATTTGAGTGCTGGTCAGGTGCAGCAGATGAAGCAGGAGAATGATTCTGTCGTTTTCAATTTTGGTGGAAGTTTGATTCAAGGAGAAAAATCAGACGTAGTTTACTCTTCCAATAATCCTCTAACTGCTACAGATATTACTAAGCTTTATGTATTCGGATCGATTGATCCATCTTCACCTGATTATACTTCGCATATTCAAGGGAACAATTCTACAGCAGAAACCATTAAGTATGCTCTTCCAGCAACCATTAAGTATGATATGTCTGACTACATGGATAAGGGTGCTGGACGATATGCTTATCCATCATTATTTGGGGCTGTTTCAGAATTCTTTCAATATGATTTCTTTCTCCCAGTTGGGACTTACAATTACACCACCAAGGGAACAAAGATAACTAGCGGTAGTGGACTTGATTTCTTGTTGGATGAAGAAGATTTCAAAGTTAGTATTTCTCAATATGGTACTGATATTGTTAGTTCTGATCATGCAGATCGTTCTTACATATTTGGCTCGACAGGTTTTGCAATTACTTCCATCACATTTAAGGTGGATGGGATCTTGGGGATTGAAACAAATAGATGGATTGAAAAAATGACTATCAAGCCTTTGTCTGATGGTTTTGATTTCAATTCAGATAATGCTGTTGCTGATGTCTTTAACTCTACACTCAAATCTCTGGTAGATCCTTATAATCTGAGTCGGGGTGAAGTAGAGATACTTTTTGATGGCGATAATGGAAAAACTTACAATAATTATAACGGTTTTAGCTTTACTGCGGATACTTTTAAACAGTGGAATGTAAGTATCAACGGTAAAATTACTGACAGACTCAAAGATCTTGATGGGATAGCAAAACTTTCTTTGTTTGGAGGGATATCGTACCTCAATAATATTGTATCAGATAAATTCTTGTCATACGAACGAGATGGATTAAATGCCTCACACGAACGAGATGGGACATTAAATGTAATTTATGGCGTTGATGGTGGAGACAATCTTGATAGATTTGACTTTGCAGTGCAGAAAATAGATCCTAACGTTACGATAGACCTTGTTGGAATCAGCCCCTCTGCGTTACTCGATAAGTCTCTTCCCTCTGATGCTAGATATCTTATTGTTGGTGGTAATGGTGACGATACAATCAATGGATATCTATTTGATGATGAATTGCAAGGTGGAAACGGTGTAGATCATCTTTATGGGGGTGAAGGAAACGATACACTTTACGGAGGCTTAGATCGTGGGAATGCAGAAGGTGACTATTTGTATGGTCAAGCTGGCAGTGATCGTTTATTTGGAGAAGCTGGTAACGACTATCTAGATGGTGGTACAGAGGATAATTCTAAAGACTATCTTTACGGTGGAGAGGGTGATGATATTCTCTACGGTTGGGGTGGAGATGATGATCTTCGAGGTGAAGATGGCAGTGATATTCTTTGGGGTGGTACTGGGGAAGACTTCCTTTATGGTGGCTATGACATAGATGGTACATCTACATCATTTCGAGATCCCGATGATTGGGCGGATCGCAACCAGTTATATGGTCAAAACGATTCAGATCGTTTGTTTGGAGAAGAGGGAAATAATTACCTAGATGGTGGAAATGAAGATAATGCAAAAGATTATCTTTATGGAGGTAAAGGTAATGATGTTCTTCATGGCTGGGGTGGAGATGACTACATTGATGGAGAAGCAGGAATTGATACTGTTCAATATATTGAATCGCCAAACGGTGTTGTTGTAAACATTGATGAATCCAGAAATTATTCAGATGAGAAAGCAACAAGACAAATATTTTCCGTTGATGCAAGAAATCCGATTGGATATTATGCTGATCTCTCTCCCTCATTTTCTATTGATGCAGGAAAAGCCAAAGATGGATTTGGGTTTATTGATACAGTAAAAAATGTCGAAAATATTGATGCAAGTTCTCATGATGATGTTCTGATTGGAAATGCTGCTGACAATGTGATTAAAGGTTTTGGTGGTGATGACTTTTTAATTGGAAATGCTGGCAACGATACACTTGATGGTGGACAAGGTATTAACACTGTTAGTTATCGTCTTGATCCTTCAGGCGCAACTGTCAATTTATTAACAGGTAAAGCTGTTGATGGCTGGGGAAATACAGATACTCTTATTGGGATATCCAATGTAATTGGCTCTGATTCCAAAGAAGTTGGCGACAACATTACAGGAAATCAAGGAACTAATCAAATTACAGGCGGTTTTGGAAATGACCGAATTGATGGACAGGGTGGAGATGATTGGTTATATGGAGAGTTTGGTAATGATACGATCATTGGTGGTTTAGGCGTAGATCACATCTTCGGAAATCAAGGTGTAGACACAATTTGGGGTGACAGTGAAGGTGTTGGAGGTGAAGGCTATAGAGATCAAATCTTTGCGGGATCTGATGACATTATTAAAGGTGGAGATGGAGACGACATTATTCGCGCAGGTGGAGGGAATGATTATGTTAGAGGAGATAGCGGCTACGGTAACGATCAAATTTGGGGCGACTCTGGTGATGACACCATAGAAGGTGGTGCAGGAGAAGACCGAATCAGTGGTGGTACTGGTGATGATGACATTTTTGGTCAAGGAGAGAACGATACGATCTTTGGCGATAGTGGCATTGACGAAATCTCTGGTGGCTTAGGAGATGATGGTATTAGTGGTGGTTCTGATAATGACATAATTTTCGGTGATGAAGGCGATGACAGCATTACAGGAGATTCAGGGGCTGACACCATCTACGGAAACATTGGCAATGATAAAATTTCTGGCGGTACTGAAAACGACCTAATCTCTGGTGGTGACAACAACGACATCATTACTGGTGACGCAGGTGATGACAAAATCTTCGGTGATAACGGTGCTGACAACATTCAAGGCAATACTGGCAATGACACCATCAGTGGCGGTGACGACAACGACCTAATTTCTGGCGGTGACGACAACGACACTATTACTGGTGACTCAGGAGATGACAACATCTCAGGTGATGCTGGTGATGACAACATTCAAGGCAACACTGGCAATGACACCATCTTTGGCAACACTGGCAATGACCTAATCTCTGGTGGTGACGACAACGACACCATCCAAGGTAACGAAGGTGATGACCAGATCTTTGGTGATAATGGCGACGACCAAATCCAAGGGAATACAGGAGCAGATACCATCTTTGGAGGTGCTGGTAACGACAACATCCAAGGCAACGAAGATAACGACACCATTACAGGTGATGCAGGTAATGACTACATCATAGGCGATGCAGGTGACGACAATATCCAAGGCAGCTCAGGTGATGACACCATCTTCGGTAATATCGGCAACGACATAATTCGTGGTGGTGATGACAACGACACCATCCAAGGTAACGAAGGCGCTGACCAGATCTTTGGTGACAATGGTAACGACTTCATTCAAGGCAACGAAGGTGATGACATCATTAGCGGCGGTAACGACAACGATCGCATCGAAGGCAACCAAGGCAACGACCAAATCTTCGGCGATGCAGGTGATGACACGATCGCAGGTAATGACGGCAGCGATCGCATTTTAGGCGGTAGTGGCAACGACACCATCACAGGCGACGCAGGCAACGACCTGATCAATGGCAATGACGGCGCAGACCTGATCAATGGCAACGATGGCGATGACACCATCTTTGGCGATGCAGGCAACGACAATATTTATGGCGACGCAGGCAACGACAACATCAGCGGTGGTAACGACAACGACAACATCTTTGGTGGTAATGGCAACGACAATATCCAAGGTGATGCAGGCGATGACACCATTCTTGGCGGTGATGGCAACGACACGATCCAAGGCAACGATGGCAACGACACTATCTTTGGTGAAAACGGACAAGACCTAATTACAGGCAATGGCGGCGACGATGTCATCAGTGGCGGCAACGATAACGACATCATCTTTGGTGATGACGGTAACGACACGATCGCAGGCGATAACGGCGATGACAACGTTTTCGGCGGTAATGGCAACGACACTATCCAAGGTAACGAAGGCAACGACAAACTCTATGGCGATGCTGGTAATGACCTCATGGAAGGTAACAACGGCGATGACTTCCTCGCAGGTGGTGATGGCAACGACACCATGAAAGGTGGTGATGGTGAGGACTTCCTCAACGGTCAGACAGGCAATGACCTAATCTATGGCGATGCTGGTAACGACATCCTCTATGGCGAAGCAGGAGACGACAAAATCTATGGTGGTGATGGAGATGACTACATGATCGGCGGTGAAGGAGGTGACATCCTTGACGGCGGCGCAGGTAATGACACCATCTCCTACTACACATCAGCCACAGGAGTAAGGATTTTGTTGCAATCAGGGCAATCCTTTGGTGGTGATGCTGAAGGCGATCGCATTTATGGCACAGAAAACGTCGAAGGCTCCAACTTTGATGATCAAATCAGTGGTGACAATGGCGATAACAAACTGATTGGCTTAGCAGGTGACGACAGACTCGAAGGTAAAGTCGGCAAAGATTCCCTCTACGGTGGTAAAGGTAATGACTTCCTTGATGGTGGAGAAGATAACGACATTCTGCTGGGTGGTGAAGGCAACGATAATCTAGATGGCAGTTCTGGCGATGACATCATCGGCGGTGGTGCAGGTGATGATATTGTCTTCGGTGGGCGATCGGGCGATGACATCCTCTCTGGTGGTGATGGTAACGACACCATCGATGGCAGTGCTGGTAATGACCTAATTTTTGGCGGCAACGGCAACGATAGCATTGACGCAGGTTCCCATAATGACCTCGTAGATGGCGGTGCTGGTGACGACATCATTTATGCAGGTACGGGCGATGATGTGATCCTCGGTGGTGCTGGCAATGACATTATCTATGGTGATACTGGCAACGATATATTGGTCGGTGGTTTAGGTAACGATATTCTCTATGGCAGTAAAGGAAATGGTCAGGGATATAACACCTTTGTTCTCTCACTTAATAGTGGTACTGACACAATTTTTAGCTTCCAATCAACCCAAGATGTCATTGGCTTATTCGGTGGACTAAGCGCCAACCAAATCACTTGGACAAAATCGGCTCAAGATACCATCCTTAGCGCTCAAGGACAAACATTAGCCATTCTCAAGGGAGTGCAATTTGGAGCTAAGCAAACGCCAATCTTCTCATTGATTAATTCTTTACCTGCTGCCCTCGATCCTGTACCAGCCCTCAAAGAGCCAACTCTCCCTCCTGCTATCGGTGGTAGTGACATTTTCCCAGGTACAGGCTATCAAACTCCTACGCCTACCTTGCCCACACTAGGGATTACGCTGACTGATACATCAGGCGTGAATGGTAGTGGCGATTCCATTCTCGATGGTACGAGTGGCAATGACTTTCTATTCGGGTTCGCTGGCAACGATCGCCTCAATGGTAACGATGGTGATGACTTGCTAGTTGGTGGTCTAGGTCAAGACATGTTAGTCGGAGGCAACGGGGCGGATACCTTCCGTTTCGATAGCTTCTCTGATTCTCTAGCGAGTGCTGCCGATCAAATCTCAGGCTTCAACCAAGCTGAAGGCGATCGCTTCCAATTCCTGTTTAATCCAGCTAGCGTTTTCAATGCTGGTGATATCAATGGAGTTAGTCTAGCGGTTGCCGCCAGCAATGCTTATCAAAACAAAGATCGCACAGGTGGTAGTTTGAATGCTAACGAAGCTGTGTTCTTCAATTGGAATAACACTACTTACTTGGGAGTAAACGATAATAACGCTAGTTTTGATGCTAATAACGATGCGATTGTTCAAGTTTCACAAATGGCTTTTGCGGCTAATGATACTCAACTTGGTGTACTCAATGCTGCTAAATATTTTGTTTAA
- the fbp gene encoding class 1 fructose-bisphosphatase, with amino-acid sequence MTDSTRLNHAQEITLGRDFMTLSQHVLSQFGTFSPDSYDLSALMGRIGLAGKTIARHLSRAGLLENVLGVTGEVNVQGEAVKKMDHYANRVFLRAFEQSGLVCRLASEEMEKPYYIPENCPIGRYTLLYDPIDGSSNIDVNLAIGSIFSIRQQEGNDESGEALDLLQSGRKQIGAGYILYGTSTMLVYSLGIGVHAFTLDPSIGEFILSQENIHIPPTGSTYSVNEGNFWQWEAPMREYVKYIHRQEGYSARYSGALVADIHRILFQGGVFLYPGTVGHPDGKLRLLYESAPLAFLVEQAGGRATTGHQDILDVIPNQLHSRTPLVIGSSENVKLVESFLNK; translated from the coding sequence ATGACTGATTCTACCAGACTCAACCATGCTCAAGAGATCACCCTTGGACGTGACTTTATGACCCTCTCACAGCATGTCCTCTCACAATTTGGGACATTTTCTCCTGATTCTTATGATCTGAGTGCATTAATGGGACGGATTGGTTTAGCAGGTAAAACGATTGCCCGCCATCTCAGTCGGGCTGGATTACTCGAAAATGTCCTTGGAGTTACAGGCGAAGTTAACGTCCAAGGTGAAGCGGTCAAAAAAATGGATCACTACGCTAATCGAGTATTTTTACGGGCTTTTGAACAAAGTGGCTTAGTTTGTCGCCTTGCCTCTGAAGAAATGGAGAAGCCCTATTACATTCCTGAAAACTGTCCCATTGGTCGCTATACCTTGCTTTACGATCCCATTGATGGCTCTAGCAATATCGATGTAAATTTAGCGATCGGTTCGATATTTTCGATTCGTCAACAGGAAGGGAATGATGAATCGGGAGAAGCTCTAGATTTATTACAGTCAGGACGTAAGCAGATTGGTGCTGGATATATTCTTTATGGTACTAGCACGATGCTAGTTTACTCCCTTGGCATAGGCGTTCATGCTTTTACTCTTGATCCTAGTATTGGAGAATTTATTCTGTCTCAAGAGAATATTCACATTCCTCCAACGGGTTCCACTTACAGTGTTAATGAAGGGAATTTTTGGCAATGGGAAGCGCCAATGCGTGAATATGTTAAGTATATTCATCGTCAAGAGGGATATTCTGCTCGTTATTCAGGGGCGCTAGTGGCGGATATCCATCGAATTCTCTTTCAGGGGGGCGTATTTCTCTACCCTGGTACGGTTGGTCATCCCGACGGAAAATTGCGCTTACTCTATGAGTCTGCGCCTTTAGCATTTTTAGTGGAGCAAGCAGGTGGAAGAGCGACTACGGGCCATCAAGATATTCTTGATGTGATTCCCAACCAATTACATAGTCGAACGCCATTGGTTATTGGTAGTTCAGAAAATGTAAAATTAGTAGAGTCATTTTTAAATAAGTAA
- a CDS encoding protein phosphatase 2C domain-containing protein, whose translation MGAITLILHPYYEANFSYWANLDIIMSICPSCNSVNPDDYQFCQFCGSKIVTEVVNQPLGDSAIAAPLSVESAVTTAINLEHTEHIQDGEIGDARMDSEAHQPPELLDHPDIENEARGNASEEAQEDIDNAIAVTIPIMFPEIATTEPTASIDLGAMPDASLDLPSATEQPDFPQVHLSQVHLQDIVYAGKTDVGRQRNRNEDDFVTIFQTRSSHGKSQISDRSQRGLFVLCDGMGGHEGGAEASAIAVKSITEQFLPFWVDTLPGEKKLNEIIGNANQAIFDRNEEGNRQSLGRMGTTLVMLAIHDLDVVIAHVGDSRIYKVTNSPNDSKNDSETSTEDLENPLAVSATASSAKLAQITRDHDVLNQLLDLGMDRESSIARPDSHQLTQALGPNPSDRLEPSIQFFTLTEPTLFLLCSDGLCDNDVIEENWQTHLLPILNKEIDLATGLDNLIDLGNNMNGHDNITGILVMCEL comes from the coding sequence ATGGGTGCGATTACCTTAATTCTTCACCCCTATTATGAAGCTAATTTCTCATATTGGGCAAACCTAGACATAATTATGAGCATCTGTCCTAGTTGCAACAGCGTAAACCCTGATGATTATCAATTCTGTCAATTTTGTGGTTCTAAAATTGTTACTGAAGTTGTTAATCAGCCGTTAGGGGATAGTGCGATCGCAGCACCACTATCTGTGGAATCCGCAGTAACTACAGCCATCAATTTAGAACATACTGAACATATTCAAGATGGCGAGATTGGTGATGCTCGAATGGACAGTGAGGCTCACCAGCCACCCGAGCTTCTAGATCATCCTGATATAGAAAATGAAGCGCGAGGCAATGCGTCTGAGGAAGCTCAGGAAGATATTGATAATGCGATCGCCGTTACCATACCGATCATGTTTCCAGAGATTGCCACCACAGAACCGACAGCATCTATTGATTTGGGAGCTATGCCTGATGCAAGTTTAGATTTACCATCAGCAACTGAGCAACCTGACTTTCCCCAAGTACATTTATCCCAAGTACATTTACAAGACATCGTCTATGCGGGAAAAACTGATGTCGGTAGACAGAGAAATCGCAATGAGGATGATTTCGTAACGATTTTTCAAACTCGTAGCAGTCATGGCAAAAGTCAGATTAGCGATCGCAGTCAGCGCGGCTTATTTGTGTTGTGTGATGGCATGGGTGGACATGAGGGCGGAGCCGAGGCTAGTGCGATCGCAGTTAAATCGATTACTGAGCAATTTCTGCCATTTTGGGTAGACACTTTACCCGGGGAGAAGAAACTTAATGAAATTATCGGCAATGCCAATCAAGCTATTTTTGATAGGAATGAAGAAGGCAACAGACAATCTCTAGGCAGAATGGGAACAACTCTCGTCATGTTGGCGATTCATGATCTTGATGTTGTGATTGCCCATGTCGGTGATAGCCGAATTTATAAGGTTACGAATAGTCCTAATGATTCTAAAAATGATTCTGAAACTTCAACTGAAGATCTCGAAAATCCATTAGCAGTTAGTGCAACAGCTAGTTCAGCAAAATTAGCACAGATCACTCGCGATCATGATGTTCTCAATCAATTACTTGATCTGGGCATGGATCGAGAATCGAGCATAGCCAGACCTGACAGTCATCAATTAACTCAAGCCTTAGGCCCCAATCCTAGCGATCGCCTAGAGCCTTCGATTCAATTCTTCACCTTAACAGAGCCAACTCTCTTTTTATTATGTTCCGATGGTCTCTGTGATAATGATGTGATTGAAGAGAACTGGCAAACTCATTTATTACCAATTTTAAATAAAGAGATCGATCTCGCAACTGGTTTAGACAATCTCATTGATTTGGGTAACAACATGAATGGACATGACAATATCACAGGCATTTTGGTGATGTGTGAGCTATAA
- a CDS encoding cation:proton antiporter gives MEGSLSLIIIIAIVAGIAARVIANFFRVPSIVFLLLFGVALGSNGLNLVQPRLLGDGLEAIVSISVALILFDGGLNLKLQELGKVSASLRNLITIGTLITLIGGGIAAYWLSEFPWTIAFLYAALVVVTGPTVINPIVEEVGLDRRLATILEGEGVLIDAIGSVLAVVVLDVALNPAAGAFEVVSDLGLRLGVGGLLGAIAGWLLGKFLQWATFLAEDTKSAVVVAAVLGLFGIAQEIQSESGLTAVVMMGIILRASEIPNSRDLLKFKSQLVALMVSVLFILLSANLSIPSIFALGWGGVQTVLFMMFIVRPINVIVSTWNSSFTWRQKAFLSWCAPRGIVAASVASLFSLLLTERGVNGGESIKALVFLTIAMTVFLQGLSAKLVAKLLGLNQGDISGLVIVGSNPIGILVARLFQANGQRVSLIDTNAELCKQAAEYGIPAFVSNGLDAKSLAEAGLDSVGTFVALTINTDVNIVIAQLAIQEFNPPKVFAIYVKEMESDRNGKNEVQQAFSFRVPIKTWNQYILQREVRVGEFLLTAEELEEQLNRFNTLFNAGILLPLLFERKGQLQIVAADMTWEKGDRIVYLLYTPKTLPPAEFAVLPPNTLDITPVVLSDLDIAQKTSDSTSSSSQNGKNREGLANPDYFLNMAKDILKGRS, from the coding sequence ATGGAAGGGTCTCTCTCTTTAATCATAATTATTGCGATCGTGGCAGGGATTGCTGCTCGTGTCATTGCGAACTTTTTTCGTGTGCCGAGTATTGTGTTCCTACTGCTATTTGGCGTGGCTTTGGGGAGCAATGGGTTAAACCTAGTCCAGCCAAGACTATTAGGAGATGGACTAGAAGCGATCGTCTCCATTTCCGTTGCTCTGATTCTCTTTGATGGGGGGTTGAATCTAAAGCTGCAAGAACTTGGTAAGGTTTCTGCAAGTTTACGCAATTTGATTACCATTGGTACGCTGATTACTTTAATTGGAGGTGGCATCGCTGCCTATTGGTTAAGTGAATTCCCTTGGACGATCGCCTTTTTATATGCTGCTCTGGTGGTCGTAACTGGGCCTACAGTCATTAATCCGATTGTCGAAGAGGTGGGGCTGGATCGCCGCCTTGCTACTATTCTAGAAGGAGAGGGGGTACTAATTGATGCGATCGGCTCAGTATTAGCGGTTGTGGTTTTGGATGTTGCTTTAAACCCTGCGGCAGGAGCCTTTGAAGTAGTAAGTGACCTCGGCTTGCGCTTAGGTGTGGGCGGTTTGCTTGGGGCGATCGCGGGATGGCTATTGGGCAAATTTTTGCAATGGGCGACATTTCTGGCGGAAGATACAAAAAGTGCAGTAGTGGTCGCCGCAGTGTTAGGACTCTTTGGCATTGCCCAAGAAATTCAGAGCGAATCAGGCTTAACTGCTGTGGTAATGATGGGGATAATTCTCCGTGCTTCCGAGATTCCTAATAGTCGAGACCTACTCAAATTCAAAAGCCAACTGGTGGCTTTGATGGTCTCCGTTCTTTTCATTTTGCTTTCCGCCAATCTTTCTATTCCTAGTATCTTCGCACTGGGGTGGGGTGGGGTGCAGACGGTGCTATTTATGATGTTCATTGTCCGCCCGATCAATGTCATTGTTAGTACATGGAATAGCAGCTTCACATGGCGACAAAAAGCATTTTTATCATGGTGTGCGCCGAGGGGAATTGTGGCAGCTTCCGTTGCCTCACTCTTCTCGCTTTTATTAACGGAACGGGGAGTCAATGGTGGTGAATCAATTAAGGCGCTAGTTTTCCTCACCATCGCTATGACCGTGTTTTTGCAAGGTCTATCGGCGAAGCTAGTGGCGAAACTGTTAGGGTTGAATCAAGGTGATATCTCTGGTTTAGTAATTGTGGGCAGCAATCCCATTGGTATTCTTGTAGCACGTCTTTTTCAAGCTAATGGTCAAAGGGTATCGTTGATTGATACTAATGCTGAGCTTTGTAAACAAGCTGCTGAATATGGTATTCCTGCCTTTGTCAGCAATGGGCTGGATGCGAAATCCTTGGCTGAAGCAGGACTAGACTCGGTGGGAACCTTTGTGGCGCTGACAATTAATACCGATGTGAATATTGTGATCGCCCAACTAGCAATTCAAGAATTTAATCCACCGAAAGTATTTGCCATTTATGTCAAGGAGATGGAAAGCGATCGCAATGGAAAAAATGAAGTGCAGCAAGCCTTTAGCTTTCGTGTTCCTATTAAAACTTGGAATCAATATATTTTGCAACGGGAAGTCAGGGTTGGAGAATTTCTTCTTACTGCCGAAGAATTGGAAGAGCAATTAAATCGCTTTAATACGTTATTTAATGCAGGAATATTACTACCACTTTTATTTGAGCGCAAAGGTCAATTACAAATTGTAGCGGCGGATATGACTTGGGAAAAAGGCGATCGCATTGTCTACTTGCTATATACCCCCAAAACTTTACCACCTGCGGAATTTGCTGTACTGCCACCAAATACTCTTGATATCACACCAGTGGTTCTCTCTGATTTGGATATTGCCCAAAAGACCAGTGATTCCACTTCCTCTAGTTCACAGAATGGTAAGAATCGCGAAGGTTTAGCCAATCCTGATTATTTCTTAAACATGGCAAAGGATATTCTCAAAGGACGCTCTTAA